The following coding sequences are from one Carassius gibelio isolate Cgi1373 ecotype wild population from Czech Republic chromosome B7, carGib1.2-hapl.c, whole genome shotgun sequence window:
- the LOC127961370 gene encoding uncharacterized protein LOC127961370, whose protein sequence is MPQTADPISHGEDVNIWLRGITDSLTPKTFELLLFLIIILILRRFLTQDSSQNNNHEELVKITSSLSYAFTTQLKLSDKHITHLQEELTGAQRRIDKLEVKVQDQLKAPSEREQDTTEQVMKLQAALAAAQLDQQHATAAQKDLVNRLQYAEQLLEKAKIDIRNKNSEISALKDHLERYRNEMDNLTQQLDDTNDELYLVRKELQNAYKHKLEPRKEKHLLTSSLLSRAESHVQELAYDERSEGPQPKTSPAFATQPFPANERKPPVQGLEAAHGMTIKDLNKLSKNISRFNPNSTESPDIQAYLRDIEFHLEVRPHVTDRDWLYLLRATSSPEVRNFLDRQPSQTKSNYQRLREVLIKEFTDPESEHGLLTALETKQGRQETPQAYYNRLRQSYFGAHNNSDLEEDVNFKTLFLKNLHPGVSHHLGVMACPNSMTIQQLRDLTQKAYNKQKLASKKGNKTSTLLNSVNKDSSLALDDTQWHHNTRVFHQEHRERDAHIHDRFQPNCWKNPWDQPRFSRNQKDNIWKPNQISKGNHLTHPRTTRVGKRQQNPPQHHSDMHSAEYAQEHDRLPLEDTEQVMEQLREFLQDNLHAYDHKVESCSL, encoded by the coding sequence atgccgcagactgcagaccccatttcccatggggaagatgtgaacatttggctgagaggcataacagacagcctcactccaaagacatttgaactgttattatttttaataataatcctaatcctgagaagattcctgacacaagattcaagccagaacaacaaccacgaggagctagtcaagatcacgagctcactaagctatgccttcacaacccagctgaaactgagcgacaagcacatcacccaccttcaagaggagctgacaggtgctcaacgtcgcatagacaagctggaagtgaaagttcaagatcaactcaaagcacccagcgagagggagcaggatacaacagaacaagttatgaagctccaagcagccctggcagcagctcagctcgaccagcaacatgcaacggctgctcagaaagacctggtaaacagactccagtatgccgaacagctactggagaaagccaagatagacatcagaaacaagaattctgaaatcagtgctttgaaagaccaccttgaaaggtacagaaatgaaatggacaatctgacccaacaactagatgataccaacgatgagctctacctggtcagaaaagaactccaaaatgcttacaagcacaaactagagccaaggaaagagaaacatctcttaacctcatcactgctgagcagagcagagtcccacgtccaagaactggcatatgacgaaaggagcgaagggccacaacccaaaacctcacctgccttcgccacacaaccctttcctgccaacgaaagaaaacctcccgtccaaggccttgaagctgcacacgggatgacaatcaaagacctcaacaagctgtctaaaaacatcagcaggttcaacccgaactccacagagagccccgacatccaagcttatctgcgagatatcgaatttcatctggaagtgagacctcatgtgactgacagagactggttatacctccttagagccacgtccagtcccgaggtacgaaactttctagatcgacagcccagtcaaaccaagtcaaactaccagcgacttcgtgaggtcctgattaaagagtttacagacccagagtctgaacatggactgttaactgccttggaaaccaaacaaggtcgtcaagagactccacaagcttactacaaccgactccgacaatcctactttggtgcacacaacaactctgaccttgaagaggatgtgaacttcaaaaccctcttcctaaagaatctgcaccctggagtcagtcaccatctaggtgtcatggcctgtccgaactccatgaccatccaacagttgcgtgacctaacacagaaggcctataacaagcagaagttggcctcaaagaaaggtaacaaaacatccacactcttgaactctgtcaacaaagactcaagccttgcactggacgacacccagtggcatcacaacaccagagtcttccatcaagagcacagagaacgtgacgcccatatccacgaccgctttcagcccaactgctggaaaaatccatgggaccagccacgcttctcaagaaaccaaaaggataacatctggaaacctaaccagatatccaaaggtaatcacctgactcatccaagaacaactcgtgtgggtaagcgacaacaaaacccacctcagcaccactcagacatgcacagtgctgagtatgcacaagaacatgaccgcttaccattagaagacacggaacaagtcatggaacaactaagagagttccttcaagacaatttacatgcatatgaccacaaagttgagtcatgctcgctgtga